The Aggregicoccus sp. 17bor-14 genome includes a region encoding these proteins:
- a CDS encoding glutaredoxin family protein — protein MELSYVLEEQDLADAQLQLTALRRDRLIRLPLLIPVLTVLLALALAPVVRLLEPRFEWTLRGALDYGLRMASMGALVYVLRPLFLHVRGSRRLDARYARRMARAAARRSTFGPVSLQLSEAQLVRRNASGELHVAWARVKDLLFSPQLLTVRIDDGRQVLLLPRRALPDAAAFASLRERVEQLSGQRAREVDVERGTLVPLPAAPRAARRVHPSLLALLVGAALLLVRDRTLHALDDPRRGNPADHVIVYGTDWCPVCARLRTCLQRANVPFEDKDVDHSPRAEAEWAELDGRGVPVTVVGQRVLRGLDPAELRTALAEAGYAADCERAERTESERR, from the coding sequence ATGGAGCTCTCCTACGTACTCGAGGAGCAGGACCTGGCGGACGCGCAGCTGCAGCTCACCGCGCTGCGGCGAGACCGGCTGATCCGCCTCCCGCTGCTGATCCCCGTGCTGACGGTGCTCCTCGCCCTCGCGCTTGCCCCCGTGGTGCGGCTGCTGGAGCCCCGGTTCGAGTGGACGCTGCGCGGCGCGCTGGACTACGGGCTGCGCATGGCGAGCATGGGCGCGCTGGTCTACGTCCTGAGGCCGCTGTTCCTGCACGTGCGCGGCTCGCGCCGCCTGGACGCGCGCTACGCCCGCCGGATGGCCCGCGCCGCGGCGCGCCGCTCCACCTTCGGCCCCGTCTCGCTCCAGCTCTCCGAGGCGCAGCTGGTGCGGCGCAACGCGAGCGGCGAATTGCACGTCGCATGGGCCCGCGTGAAGGATCTGCTGTTCTCCCCGCAGCTGCTCACCGTGCGCATCGATGACGGCCGCCAGGTCCTGCTCCTTCCCCGCCGGGCGCTCCCGGACGCAGCTGCCTTCGCCTCCCTGCGCGAGCGCGTGGAGCAGCTGAGCGGCCAGCGCGCCCGCGAGGTGGACGTGGAGCGCGGTACGCTGGTGCCCCTGCCCGCGGCACCGCGCGCTGCGCGCCGCGTGCACCCTTCCCTGCTCGCGCTGCTCGTCGGCGCGGCGCTGCTCCTCGTTCGCGACCGCACCCTGCACGCGCTCGATGATCCCCGGCGGGGCAACCCCGCAGACCACGTCATCGTCTACGGCACGGACTGGTGTCCGGTATGCGCGCGGCTGCGCACCTGCCTGCAGCGCGCGAACGTGCCCTTCGAGGACAAGGACGTGGACCACTCGCCCCGCGCCGAGGCCGAGTGGGCCGAGCTGGACGGCCGCGGCGTGCCGGTGACCGTGGTGGGCCAGCGCGTGCTGCGCGGGTTGGACCCGGCCGAGCTGCGCACCGCGCTCGCCGAGGCCGGCTACGCGGCGGACTGTGAGCGGGCCGAGCGCACGGAGAGCGAGCGGCGCTGA
- a CDS encoding serine/threonine-protein kinase has translation MSHLGQQIGRYRILEQLGSGGMSVVYKGLDTALDREVAVKVLHPHLAGKDESRRRLAREAKAVAKLHHPNILEVFDFSPAGAEEAYIVTEYIRGQTLRVCMETLGFEPPEVAALIIHELAAALAHAHEAGVIHRDLKPENVMVREDGVLKLMDFGIAKILDRDERMTITGSLVGSPAHMAPEIIEGQEAGAAADIFSLGTMLYAFATGKLPFSASNTTATLKRILDGHYEDPRQLAPAISDELAEIITTCLARQPQDRYPHAGRLRDALADYLGRLGLGRPSEELSAFFADPPTYRRQLRQRLVAQLLERSERLLRERPARALADLNQVLALDPEQPRALALLEGLDRARRLRRRLARTGRVGAALLALLLLTVGARALWTRHPAAPAPSAHVAARPPARAEAPPSATPAAEGPAASAPLASAPPPSPLPAAPPVRAEPPRPLARVPVSVLVRPYGVVQLDEEPPSAEALAQHNLSALPGPHRVRVSCTWCEPVVETIEVRAGADNIFRLRAQLKPSTLAFDWKPADAVVKIGDVQRTAHDSLSHPFELRSPRGPASFQHRVDYEISRPGYATEQGSTMVEPGKAETLRGALEPR, from the coding sequence ATGAGCCACCTGGGCCAGCAGATCGGTCGCTACCGCATCCTCGAGCAGCTGGGCTCGGGGGGCATGAGCGTCGTCTACAAGGGGCTCGACACCGCACTGGACCGCGAGGTGGCGGTGAAGGTGCTGCACCCGCACCTGGCCGGCAAGGACGAGAGCCGCCGGCGGCTCGCGCGCGAGGCGAAGGCGGTCGCCAAGCTGCACCACCCCAACATCCTCGAGGTCTTCGACTTCTCGCCCGCGGGCGCCGAGGAGGCGTACATCGTCACCGAGTACATCCGCGGCCAGACGCTGCGCGTGTGCATGGAGACGCTGGGCTTCGAGCCGCCGGAGGTCGCGGCGCTGATCATCCACGAGCTCGCCGCGGCGCTCGCCCACGCGCACGAGGCCGGAGTGATCCACCGCGACCTCAAGCCGGAGAACGTCATGGTGCGCGAGGACGGCGTCCTCAAGCTCATGGACTTCGGCATCGCGAAGATCCTGGACCGCGACGAGCGGATGACCATCACCGGCTCGCTGGTGGGCTCGCCCGCCCACATGGCGCCGGAGATCATCGAGGGGCAGGAGGCGGGCGCCGCGGCGGACATCTTCTCGCTGGGCACGATGCTCTACGCCTTCGCCACCGGGAAGCTGCCCTTCAGCGCCTCGAACACCACCGCCACCCTCAAGCGCATCCTGGACGGGCACTACGAGGACCCGCGCCAGCTCGCGCCTGCGATCTCGGACGAGCTCGCGGAGATCATCACCACCTGCCTCGCGCGCCAGCCGCAGGATCGCTACCCGCACGCCGGGCGCCTGCGCGACGCGCTCGCGGACTACCTCGGGCGCCTCGGGCTCGGCCGGCCCAGCGAGGAGCTGAGCGCCTTCTTCGCCGATCCACCCACCTACCGCCGGCAGCTGCGCCAGCGCCTGGTGGCGCAGCTGCTCGAGCGCAGCGAGCGGCTGCTGCGCGAGCGGCCCGCGCGCGCGCTCGCGGACCTGAACCAGGTGCTCGCGCTCGACCCCGAGCAGCCGCGCGCGCTCGCGCTCCTCGAGGGGCTGGACCGCGCGCGCCGCCTGCGCCGCCGCCTCGCGCGCACGGGGCGGGTGGGCGCTGCGCTGCTCGCCCTGCTGCTGCTCACGGTGGGCGCCCGGGCCCTGTGGACACGGCACCCGGCCGCGCCCGCTCCCTCCGCCCACGTCGCAGCGAGGCCGCCGGCCCGGGCCGAGGCGCCTCCCTCCGCCACGCCCGCTGCAGAGGGCCCGGCCGCGTCTGCGCCCCTCGCCTCGGCGCCGCCGCCCTCCCCGCTCCCCGCGGCGCCTCCGGTGCGCGCGGAGCCGCCGCGCCCGCTCGCGCGCGTGCCCGTCTCGGTGCTGGTGCGCCCCTATGGCGTCGTGCAGCTGGACGAAGAGCCCCCCAGCGCGGAGGCGCTCGCGCAGCACAACCTGAGCGCCCTGCCCGGCCCCCACCGGGTGCGCGTGAGCTGCACCTGGTGCGAGCCGGTGGTGGAGACCATCGAGGTGCGCGCGGGCGCGGACAACATCTTCCGCCTGCGCGCGCAGCTCAAGCCGAGCACGCTCGCTTTCGACTGGAAGCCGGCGGACGCGGTGGTCAAGATTGGCGACGTGCAGCGCACCGCCCACGACAGCCTCTCCCACCCCTTCGAGCTGCGCTCGCCGCGCGGCCCCGCGAGCTTCCAGCACCGGGTGGACTACGAGATCTCCCGCCCCGGCTACGCGACCGAGCAGGGCAGCACCATGGTCGAGCCGGGCAAGGCCGAGACGCTGCGCGGAGCGCTCGAGCCCCGATGA
- a CDS encoding sigma 54-interacting transcriptional regulator, producing MASLIVRTPDGQVRTVRLLKRLTSVGRGADNDVRLDDPAVPDSALHLTSDGSRYEVGSLGAAFQVNGKRQKERHPLSSGDVVRVGATELTFSRDDAPGATPAPLRPAAPAAAASDSASVDPDSHTRDLPALAAREITMLRRLTAFSERLLRSYAVDEVLESLMDEAIEVTRADKGFLILLESGELRVKVARNLARENLEDAVERLSDSIVAKVVKSQRPLILSDALDDPEFSASQSVVSLKLLSVMCVPLMHKGELFGLIYVGNDRLVNRFEPKSLDMLTVFAAQASLILQNAMLVNELRLDNTELRRKLEDQRYGDIVGACQGMRDVYKRIDKISVTDISVLITGETGTGKELIARELHRRSPRAKGPFVTINCGAIPENLLESELFGHVKGAFTGAVATKMGKFQAAIGGTLFLDEIGEMPLQLQVKLLRALQEKIVYKVGDNRGEPVDIRVVAATNKVLEEEVRQSRFREDLYYRLNVVTLKLPPLRERGEDLVVLGRFFLQKYAKEFNSRARGFTPSATVAMRKYAWPGNIRELENRLKKAVVLADKPLLGPDDLDLKPENLEPVLPLAQAKEEFQKRYINEVLERNNGNRTKTAKDLGVDPRTIFRHLEKLEAEKNGRALPPDDDEAPDALPPLDEV from the coding sequence ATGGCCAGCCTCATCGTCCGCACTCCCGACGGCCAGGTCCGCACCGTGCGCCTGCTCAAGCGCCTCACCTCGGTGGGCCGCGGGGCCGACAACGACGTGCGCCTGGACGACCCCGCCGTGCCCGACAGCGCGCTGCACCTCACCTCGGACGGCAGCCGCTACGAGGTGGGCAGCCTGGGCGCCGCCTTCCAGGTGAACGGCAAGAGGCAGAAGGAGCGCCACCCGCTCTCCAGCGGGGACGTGGTGCGCGTGGGCGCCACCGAGCTCACCTTCTCGCGCGACGATGCACCCGGCGCCACGCCCGCGCCGCTGCGCCCTGCGGCGCCGGCGGCCGCCGCGTCCGACTCCGCGTCGGTGGATCCGGACTCGCACACCCGCGATCTGCCGGCGCTCGCGGCGCGCGAGATCACCATGCTCCGCCGGCTCACCGCCTTCAGCGAGCGGCTGCTGCGCAGCTACGCGGTGGACGAGGTGCTCGAGAGCCTCATGGACGAGGCCATCGAGGTCACCCGCGCGGACAAAGGCTTCCTCATCCTGCTGGAGAGCGGCGAGCTGCGGGTGAAGGTGGCGCGCAACCTGGCGCGCGAGAACCTGGAGGACGCGGTGGAGCGCCTGAGCGACTCCATCGTGGCCAAGGTGGTGAAGTCGCAGCGCCCGCTGATCCTCAGCGACGCGCTGGACGACCCCGAGTTCAGCGCGAGCCAGTCCGTGGTGAGCCTCAAGCTGCTCTCCGTGATGTGCGTGCCCCTGATGCACAAGGGCGAGCTGTTCGGGCTCATCTACGTGGGCAACGACCGGCTCGTGAACCGCTTCGAGCCCAAGAGCCTGGACATGCTCACGGTGTTCGCCGCCCAGGCCTCGCTCATCCTGCAGAACGCCATGCTGGTGAACGAGCTGCGCCTCGACAACACCGAGCTGCGCCGCAAGCTCGAGGACCAGCGCTACGGCGACATCGTGGGCGCCTGCCAGGGCATGCGCGACGTGTACAAGCGCATCGACAAGATCTCCGTCACCGACATCAGCGTGCTCATCACCGGCGAGACCGGCACGGGCAAGGAGCTGATCGCGCGCGAGCTGCACCGGCGCAGCCCGCGCGCCAAGGGGCCTTTCGTCACCATCAACTGCGGCGCCATCCCCGAGAACCTCCTCGAGAGCGAGCTGTTCGGCCACGTGAAGGGCGCCTTCACCGGCGCCGTCGCCACGAAGATGGGCAAGTTCCAGGCGGCCATCGGCGGCACCCTCTTCCTGGACGAGATCGGCGAGATGCCGCTGCAGCTGCAGGTGAAGCTGCTGCGGGCCCTGCAGGAGAAGATCGTCTACAAGGTCGGCGACAACCGCGGCGAGCCGGTGGACATCCGCGTGGTGGCCGCCACGAACAAGGTGCTCGAGGAGGAGGTGCGCCAGAGCCGCTTCCGCGAGGACCTCTACTACCGCCTCAACGTGGTCACCCTGAAGCTGCCCCCCTTGCGCGAGCGCGGCGAGGACCTGGTGGTGCTCGGCCGCTTCTTCCTCCAGAAGTACGCGAAGGAGTTCAACTCTCGCGCGCGCGGCTTCACCCCGTCGGCCACCGTGGCCATGCGCAAGTACGCCTGGCCCGGCAACATCCGCGAGCTGGAGAACCGCCTCAAGAAGGCCGTGGTGCTCGCGGACAAGCCGCTGCTCGGCCCGGACGACCTGGACCTGAAGCCGGAGAACCTCGAGCCGGTGCTCCCGCTCGCCCAGGCCAAGGAGGAGTTCCAGAAGCGCTACATCAACGAGGTGCTCGAGCGGAACAACGGCAACCGCACCAAGACGGCCAAGGACCTCGGCGTGGACCCGCGCACCATCTTCCGGCACCTGGAGAAGCTGGAGGCGGAGAAGAACGGCCGCGCCCTGCCTCCGGACGACGACGAGGCGCCGGACGCCCTCCCACCCCTGGACGAGGTGTAG
- a CDS encoding putative DNA modification/repair radical SAM protein gives MDVRAKLEILADAAKYDASCSSSGAKRRTPKGGVGNAEGMGICHSYTPDGRCVSLLKILLTNLCIYDCQYCINRISSDVPRARFTPEEVVQLTLDFYRRNYIEGLFLSSGVIKSPDFTMEQLVRVAQLLREVHGFGGYIHLKAVPGASPELLAQAGRWADRLSANIELPTDGDLQKLAPQKSFAETGATMGAIHARVAQAKAEREESPRAPVFAPAGQSTQMIVGATPSPDAAVLDTANRLYRRFALKRVYYSAYSPIPAGDVRLPAKAPPLVREHRLYQADWLMRFYGFAPAELTPAEAPQLSLDLDPKLAWALRSRALFPVDVNRAPRELLLRVPGLGARTVQRLLRIRRWHAVTLADLARLKVPLSRVRPFVVTADHRPTLLLDDARLAERLRAPASQLSLFASAEAARTGEL, from the coding sequence ATGGACGTGCGCGCGAAGCTGGAGATCCTGGCGGACGCGGCGAAGTACGACGCCTCCTGCTCGAGCAGCGGGGCGAAGCGGCGCACGCCGAAGGGCGGCGTGGGCAACGCCGAGGGGATGGGCATCTGCCACAGCTACACGCCGGACGGGCGCTGCGTTTCGCTGCTGAAGATCCTCCTCACCAACCTCTGCATCTACGACTGCCAGTACTGCATCAACCGCATCTCGAGCGACGTGCCGCGTGCGCGCTTCACGCCCGAGGAGGTGGTGCAGCTCACCCTGGACTTCTACCGGCGCAACTACATCGAGGGGCTGTTCCTCAGCTCCGGGGTGATCAAGAGCCCCGACTTCACGATGGAGCAGCTGGTGCGCGTGGCGCAGCTCTTGCGCGAGGTGCACGGCTTCGGCGGCTACATCCACCTCAAGGCGGTGCCCGGGGCCTCGCCGGAGCTGCTCGCCCAGGCGGGGCGCTGGGCGGACCGGCTCAGCGCGAACATCGAGCTGCCCACGGATGGAGACCTGCAGAAGCTCGCGCCGCAGAAGAGCTTCGCCGAAACGGGCGCGACCATGGGGGCCATCCATGCGCGCGTGGCGCAGGCGAAGGCCGAGCGCGAGGAGAGCCCGCGCGCCCCCGTCTTCGCCCCCGCGGGACAGAGCACGCAGATGATCGTCGGGGCCACCCCCAGCCCGGATGCGGCCGTCCTCGACACGGCGAACCGCCTCTACCGCCGCTTCGCGCTCAAGCGCGTCTACTACTCGGCCTACAGCCCCATCCCCGCCGGCGACGTGCGCCTGCCCGCGAAGGCTCCGCCGCTGGTGCGCGAGCACCGGCTCTACCAGGCGGACTGGCTCATGCGCTTCTACGGCTTCGCGCCCGCGGAGCTCACCCCCGCCGAGGCGCCGCAGCTCTCGCTGGACCTCGACCCGAAGCTCGCCTGGGCGCTGCGCTCGCGGGCGCTGTTCCCCGTGGACGTGAACCGCGCCCCGCGCGAGCTGCTCCTGCGGGTGCCGGGGCTGGGCGCACGCACCGTGCAGCGGCTCCTGCGCATCCGGCGCTGGCACGCGGTGACGCTCGCGGACCTCGCGCGCCTCAAGGTGCCGCTCTCGCGGGTGCGCCCCTTCGTGGTGACCGCGGACCACCGTCCCACCCTGCTGCTGGATGACGCGCGGCTGGCCGAGCGGCTGCGCGCTCCGGCCTCCCAGCTCTCGCTCTTCGCGAGCGCGGAGGCGGCGCGCACGGGGGAGCTGTGA
- a CDS encoding VWA domain-containing protein: MVLAPLCIAVLLAAAPARVESSPEVRATHYTAEVTVDGGLATLAVSLTLQNQGSKATEVDVLLELPNEGSASEFYFTHPGSRTWQYGAMMEEGFAEQRFAQLRQRNKATASPSAMMTHVEPGVVRLRIHPARVGVPLQVRFRVQAPLRYEDGHWGVSADYRGGEGARDGAYAYTSVTPGMRMTLASTQAGVQVSADGRRLWLKAPAFVGVQGREASTALPSGGWALRVGLGVAPQLSELPHAASVVFVLDASRSEDAEGIEGQLQVLRRYLQRVPDAQVELVVFRRHAERLFGEWVPAADVEARLARLERERLAPGNGSALDEALALAARVLEGRTGTLRVVALTDGLVASRASTTAPAWPTGSVLNVGLMRVSWSVLPVRWGYVDGPQPAHALAPLAEATGGRVLALSPPGEGAAPLGEELVRPTRLEAPRLLAAGVPVPWPTAPPFLAEGAGVSDWLRLPERPEALVLEGRLWARTVRWPLAYEARVSSALRALMGNAPQGAPLTDAERVWATKESQVVGPEPYSLAHAGSVGPRVELAGEGEVQGAVAGGAMVDPPDRPTPGAGAWLEALLASGARRCGASGATVELETTFHEIVDVRVTPANSCLEEAAWALRLGRRFTQQRGHFTVRPGEGAPRAGPR, encoded by the coding sequence ATGGTCCTCGCCCCGCTCTGCATTGCCGTGCTGCTCGCCGCCGCCCCTGCGCGGGTGGAGTCCTCGCCGGAGGTGCGCGCGACGCACTACACCGCCGAGGTGACGGTGGACGGCGGCCTCGCGACGCTGGCGGTGTCGCTCACGCTGCAGAACCAGGGGAGCAAGGCGACCGAGGTGGACGTCCTGCTCGAGCTGCCCAACGAGGGCAGCGCGAGCGAGTTCTACTTCACGCACCCCGGCTCGCGGACCTGGCAGTACGGCGCGATGATGGAGGAGGGCTTCGCCGAGCAGCGCTTTGCGCAGCTGCGCCAGCGCAACAAGGCCACGGCCTCACCCTCCGCGATGATGACCCACGTGGAGCCGGGCGTGGTGCGGCTGCGGATCCACCCCGCGCGCGTGGGCGTCCCGCTGCAGGTGCGCTTCCGGGTCCAGGCGCCGCTGCGCTACGAGGACGGCCACTGGGGCGTGAGCGCGGACTACCGCGGCGGCGAGGGGGCGCGGGACGGCGCGTACGCGTACACCTCGGTGACGCCGGGCATGCGGATGACGCTCGCATCCACCCAGGCGGGCGTGCAGGTGAGCGCCGACGGGCGCAGGCTCTGGCTGAAGGCGCCCGCTTTCGTCGGCGTGCAGGGACGCGAGGCCTCGACCGCGCTGCCCTCGGGAGGGTGGGCGCTGCGCGTGGGGCTGGGCGTCGCCCCGCAGCTCTCCGAGCTTCCCCATGCGGCCAGCGTCGTCTTCGTCCTCGACGCGTCGCGCAGCGAGGACGCCGAAGGGATCGAGGGACAGCTGCAGGTGCTGCGCCGCTACCTGCAGCGCGTGCCGGATGCGCAGGTGGAGCTCGTCGTCTTCCGCCGCCACGCGGAGCGGCTCTTCGGCGAGTGGGTCCCGGCGGCAGACGTCGAGGCGCGGCTCGCGCGGCTCGAGCGCGAGCGGCTCGCTCCAGGCAACGGCTCGGCGCTGGACGAGGCGCTCGCGCTGGCGGCCCGCGTGCTCGAGGGGCGCACCGGCACGCTGCGGGTGGTGGCCCTCACGGATGGCCTCGTCGCCTCGCGCGCCAGCACCACCGCGCCCGCGTGGCCCACGGGCAGCGTGCTCAACGTGGGCCTGATGCGCGTGAGCTGGTCGGTGCTCCCGGTGCGCTGGGGCTACGTGGACGGCCCGCAGCCGGCGCACGCGCTCGCGCCCCTCGCCGAGGCCACCGGCGGCAGGGTGCTCGCGCTCTCGCCCCCGGGAGAGGGTGCCGCGCCGCTCGGGGAGGAGCTGGTGCGTCCCACGCGCCTCGAGGCCCCGCGCCTGCTCGCCGCCGGGGTCCCGGTGCCCTGGCCCACCGCGCCGCCCTTCCTGGCCGAGGGCGCGGGCGTGAGTGACTGGCTGCGGCTCCCGGAGCGGCCGGAGGCGTTGGTGCTGGAGGGGCGGCTGTGGGCCCGCACCGTGCGCTGGCCGCTCGCATACGAGGCGCGGGTCTCCTCGGCGCTGCGCGCCCTGATGGGCAACGCGCCGCAGGGCGCGCCCCTCACCGATGCGGAGCGCGTCTGGGCGACGAAGGAGTCGCAGGTGGTGGGGCCGGAGCCGTACTCGCTCGCGCACGCGGGGAGCGTGGGGCCGCGGGTGGAGCTGGCCGGAGAGGGGGAGGTGCAGGGGGCTGTCGCGGGCGGCGCGATGGTGGACCCGCCCGACAGGCCGACGCCCGGGGCGGGCGCCTGGCTCGAAGCCCTGCTCGCCTCCGGTGCCCGGCGCTGCGGCGCGAGCGGGGCGACGGTGGAGCTGGAGACCACGTTTCACGAGATCGTGGACGTGCGGGTGACGCCGGCGAACTCCTGCCTCGAGGAGGCCGCGTGGGCGCTGCGGCTGGGGCGCCGCTTCACCCAGCAGCGCGGCCACTTCACGGTGCGCCCGGGAGAGGGGGCGCCGCGGGCCGGGCCGCGCTAG
- a CDS encoding UdgX family uracil-DNA binding protein (This protein belongs to the uracil DNA glycosylase superfamily, members of which act in excision repair of DNA. However, it belongs more specifically to UdgX branch, whose founding member was found to bind uracil in DNA (where it does not belong), without cleaving it, appears to promote DNA repair by a pathway involving RecA, rather than base excision.), protein MRRVCAGPGFADFRREARALLAEDVPPDAVVLEDAAVGQAPLAGLFAAPHAPEQPARPTLAVPSAFLRLGEQVACHRDGERWGHLYRVLWRLTHGERHLLEVESDPDVRRLQLMAKAVERDVHKLHAFVRFRRVEQGGQEHYVAWHRPDHLIVERAAPFFARRFPSMRWSLLTPDACAYWDLSELRFGEGVPRSAAPEGDALEALWRTYYAAVFNPARLNPRAMRAQLPVRHWATLPEAPLIRGLVRSAPTRVERMVRPPSAPSASAALLPPARDLGSLAAAARGCTACPLHARATQTVFGEGPGEPRLMLVGEQPGDTEDRVGRPFQGPAGQLLDEVLAQVGIAREQLYVTNAVKHFGWTGEPTRRLHQKPGRAEVLACRGWLEAEVAAVRPRMILALGATAAQSFLGPGFKLTHSRGQVFETPWAPWWLATYHPSALLRMPDPRTRAQAHAHFVEDLQRTAEALRRVA, encoded by the coding sequence GTGAGGCGGGTCTGCGCGGGGCCCGGCTTCGCGGACTTCCGGCGCGAGGCGCGCGCGCTGCTCGCCGAGGACGTCCCGCCCGATGCAGTCGTGCTCGAGGACGCAGCCGTGGGGCAGGCGCCGCTCGCGGGCCTCTTCGCGGCGCCGCACGCGCCCGAGCAGCCGGCGCGCCCGACGCTCGCCGTGCCCAGCGCCTTCCTGCGCCTGGGCGAGCAGGTGGCGTGCCATCGCGACGGCGAGCGCTGGGGTCACCTGTACCGCGTGCTGTGGCGGCTCACCCACGGCGAGCGCCACCTGCTGGAGGTGGAGAGCGATCCGGACGTGCGCAGGTTGCAGTTGATGGCGAAGGCGGTGGAGCGCGACGTGCACAAGCTGCATGCGTTCGTGCGCTTCCGGCGCGTGGAGCAGGGCGGGCAGGAGCACTACGTCGCGTGGCACCGGCCGGACCACCTCATCGTCGAGCGCGCCGCGCCCTTCTTTGCCCGGCGCTTTCCCTCCATGCGCTGGAGCCTGCTCACGCCGGACGCGTGCGCGTACTGGGATCTCTCCGAGCTGCGCTTCGGCGAGGGGGTGCCGCGCTCGGCCGCCCCCGAGGGCGATGCGCTCGAGGCGCTGTGGCGCACCTACTACGCGGCGGTGTTCAACCCCGCGCGCCTCAACCCCCGCGCGATGCGCGCGCAGCTGCCCGTGCGGCACTGGGCCACGCTGCCCGAGGCGCCCCTCATCCGGGGCCTCGTGCGCAGCGCACCCACGCGGGTCGAGCGCATGGTGCGGCCCCCGAGCGCGCCCTCCGCCTCCGCGGCGCTGCTGCCACCGGCGCGCGACCTCGGCTCGCTCGCGGCCGCGGCGCGTGGCTGCACGGCGTGCCCGCTGCACGCGCGCGCCACCCAGACGGTGTTCGGCGAGGGGCCGGGCGAGCCGCGCCTCATGCTGGTGGGCGAGCAGCCCGGAGACACCGAGGACCGGGTGGGGCGCCCCTTCCAGGGACCGGCCGGCCAGCTCCTCGACGAGGTGCTCGCGCAGGTGGGAATCGCCCGCGAGCAGCTGTACGTCACCAACGCGGTGAAGCACTTCGGGTGGACCGGCGAGCCCACCCGCAGGCTCCACCAGAAGCCCGGGCGCGCAGAGGTGCTCGCGTGCCGCGGCTGGCTCGAGGCGGAGGTCGCGGCGGTGCGCCCCCGGATGATCCTCGCGCTCGGGGCCACGGCGGCGCAGTCCTTCCTCGGACCGGGCTTCAAGCTCACCCACAGCCGGGGCCAGGTGTTCGAGACGCCGTGGGCGCCGTGGTGGCTCGCCACGTACCACCCGTCCGCGCTCTTGCGGATGCCGGACCCGCGCACCCGCGCCCAGGCTCACGCCCACTTCGTGGAGGACCTGCAGCGCACCGCCGAGGCGCTGCGCCGGGTGGCGTGA
- a CDS encoding tetratricopeptide repeat protein: MTPDVRAETESRAERALRRGDLSEAVSLYESLVAAFPADAALAGRLAQLRESLQPMELQSPKASFREPAGHARRPSTPAQEGERLFALGDYAGAAAAYRRALAERPDSELLKERLLELFRLAQAAPKHSPTDQALPREPAAKLEALLDRLAARRRLPRS; encoded by the coding sequence ATGACCCCTGACGTCCGGGCCGAGACCGAGTCCCGCGCCGAGCGCGCCCTGCGCCGCGGCGACCTCTCCGAGGCCGTGAGCCTCTACGAGTCCCTCGTGGCCGCCTTCCCCGCCGACGCCGCGCTCGCAGGCCGGCTCGCGCAGCTGCGCGAGAGCCTGCAGCCCATGGAGCTGCAGAGCCCCAAGGCGAGCTTCCGCGAGCCCGCGGGCCACGCCCGGCGTCCCTCCACGCCCGCCCAGGAGGGCGAGCGGCTCTTCGCGCTCGGCGACTACGCGGGCGCTGCGGCGGCCTACCGGCGCGCCCTGGCCGAGCGCCCGGACAGCGAGCTGCTCAAGGAGCGGCTGCTCGAGCTGTTCCGCCTCGCGCAGGCCGCCCCCAAGCACTCGCCCACGGACCAGGCGCTGCCGCGCGAGCCGGCGGCGAAGCTGGAGGCCCTGCTGGACCGGCTCGCCGCTCGCCGGCGGCTGCCCCGCTCCTAG